Within Halobacterium jilantaiense, the genomic segment CGGCGGGACGTACTCGGGTGTCAGCGAGGACGTGGAGACGGTGTCCGTGCAGGCGATGATTGCCACCAACGAGGGGGTCGACGATACCACCGTCGAGGAGGTGACGGCCGCCATCTTCGACAACGTCGGCGACCTCACCATCAAGACCGACTTCATCAGCGCCGACTCCGCGCAGGACGGGATGTCCATCGAACTCCACCCCGGCGCGCAGGCGTACTTCGAGTGACGCCGTGCGTCGCTCGCGCCGCGAGAGCCCCGTAGCTGAGTCGACACGCCCGGCGCGGACCGGCGGCTGCACCGTCGAGCCGCGGCCCCACCAGCAGCGACGCCCCACTGAATGAAACGCACCCGACTGGCCGTCGTCGCTGTCGTCGCGCTCGCGGTCGCGACAGCCCTGGCTGCGGTGGCCGTCCCCGGCGACCGCGTGCTGGTCGTCGAGGACACCGACACCGGTGAGACCTACCTGACCGCGCCCGTCGAGGACGGGTCGACAGTGGCCCTAGAGTACACGCACAGCGTCGAGAAGACCCGCGTGTACGACGAGTACACCGTCCGGGGCGACGTGCTCGTGATGACGCGCATGGAGTTCGAGTCCTACGGCTGGGGGCTGCCCAGCCGCGCGAACGTCACCGAGGAGAACGGGACGTTCGTCTACGACCCGCCCGGGGAGACGACCCGGCTCACCGTCGCGCCCGGGCGGGTCGCGGGCCACCGCCTCCA encodes:
- a CDS encoding DUF1850 domain-containing protein — protein: MKRTRLAVVAVVALAVATALAAVAVPGDRVLVVEDTDTGETYLTAPVEDGSTVALEYTHSVEKTRVYDEYTVRGDVLVMTRMEFESYGWGLPSRANVTEENGTFVYDPPGETTRLTVAPGRVAGHRLHVDGETYDLVALADGESVDLHVTRRSLLTDITASIHG